A single region of the Sorghum bicolor cultivar BTx623 chromosome 9, Sorghum_bicolor_NCBIv3, whole genome shotgun sequence genome encodes:
- the LOC8076830 gene encoding hydroxyproline O-arabinosyltransferase 3 produces MSGRKNAGKVSPWLLGLISLGCFFVTYNLLTMHGRGRDGPRKFLGGGEDHDSTGSGSDPAKRFHVALTATDALYSQWQSRIMHYWYKEMRDRPGSDMGGFTRILHSGKPDGLMDEIPTMVVDPLPEGKDKGYIVLNRPWAFVQWIQRAKIVEDYILMAEPDHVFVKPLPNLAHGDEPAAFPFFYIKPTDNEKILRKFFPEEKGPVSNIDPIGNSPVIIKKAQLEKIAPTWMNVSLKMKEDQETDKAFGWVLEMYAYAVASALHGVRHSLRKDFMIQPPWDLKTDNTFIIHYTYGCDYSMKGQLTYGKIGEWRFDKRSYLQSPPPRNLSLPPPGVPESVVTLVKMVNEATANIPGWEDER; encoded by the exons ATGAGCGGGAGGAAGAATGCGGGCAAGGTTTCCCCCTGGTTGCTCGGCCTCATCTCTTTAGGATGCTTCTTTGTGACCTACAACCTCCTGACGATGCACGGCCGGGGACGGGATGGGCCGCGCAAGTtcctcggcggcggcgaggatcACGACTCAACGGGCTCCGGTTCGGACCCCGCGAAGCGGTTCCACGTCGCGCTTACGGCGACGGACGCACTGTACAGTCAGTGGCAGTCGCGGATAATGCACTACTGGTACAAGGAGATGAGGGACCGACCTGGCTCTGACATGGGTGGCTTCACTAGGATCCTTCACTCGGGGAAGCCTGATGGATTGATGGATGAGATACCCACCATGGTGGTTGACCCCCTTCCTGAAGGCAAGGATAAG GGATATATTGTCTTAAATAGGCCTTGGGCGTTTGTCCAGTGGATCCAGAGAGCAAAGATCGTAGAAGA TTATATACTAATGGCAGAGCCAGATCATGTCTTTGTGAAGCCTTTGCCAAACTTAGCGCATGGTGATGAACCGGCAGCATTTCCGTTTTTCTACATCAAACCAACTGATAATGAGAAGATATTGAGGAAATTTTTTCCAGAAGAAAAAGGGCCTGTTTCAAATATTGATCCTATTGGCAACTCTCCAGTTATAATCAAGAAG GCTCAGCTTGAGAAGATTGCTCCAACCTGGATGAATGTTTCATTAAAAATGAAAGAGGATCAGGAGACAGACAAAGCATTTGGATGGGTCTTGGAAAT GTATGCATATGCAGTTGCTAGTGCACTGCATGGTGTGCGCCATAGTCTCCGTAAAGATTTTATGATTCAG CCTCCATGGGACCTGAAAACGGACAACACATTCATCATCCATTATACATATGGATGCGATTATTCAATGAAG GGTCAGCTAACTTATGGGAAAATCGGTGAATGGCGTTTTGACAAAAGATCTTACCTTCAATCACCACCACCAAGAAATCTTTCTCTGCCCCCTCCAGGAGTTCCTGAAAGTGTG GTCACACTTGTGAAGATGGTCAATGAGGCGACCGCAAACATTCCGGGGTGGGAGGACGAGAGATGA